In Aminobacterium sp. MB27-C1, a single genomic region encodes these proteins:
- a CDS encoding prolipoprotein diacylglyceryl transferase, producing the protein MYPILFSIYKITVHSYYVLWTVALVTAFLWTQKRAVNQYGVESSKMHVLLFVVAIGIVIGACVGMIVHVGPTVIRNDSLRVFRFWEGGMSSFYSFFGGSFFALAYIFFFKLSLWRVAESASLPSAALIAIGRWGCFMNGCCAGIETTLPWGTRFPIDPQQLTRHPTQLYYSFGALLILIMLQEVEKRIGRGERKLRVALLWPLFLILFGLLRILVDPLRIDWLLLGEEASHRGSLIMILVGSIWLVISYINFRRLSD; encoded by the coding sequence ATGTATCCAATTCTTTTTTCTATATATAAAATAACGGTCCACAGTTATTATGTACTGTGGACCGTTGCGTTAGTTACAGCTTTTCTTTGGACGCAGAAAAGAGCTGTCAATCAATATGGTGTAGAATCATCTAAGATGCATGTTCTATTGTTTGTTGTTGCTATAGGTATCGTTATAGGAGCATGTGTCGGTATGATCGTTCATGTAGGCCCAACAGTTATTCGTAACGATTCTCTTCGTGTTTTTCGATTTTGGGAGGGGGGTATGTCGTCTTTTTATAGCTTTTTTGGCGGCAGTTTTTTTGCTCTCGCGTATATATTCTTTTTTAAATTATCATTATGGCGTGTTGCTGAGTCTGCATCTCTCCCTTCAGCAGCATTGATTGCCATAGGCCGATGGGGCTGTTTTATGAACGGATGTTGCGCTGGAATAGAGACCACTCTTCCATGGGGTACTCGTTTTCCCATAGATCCGCAGCAACTGACTCGTCACCCAACCCAACTTTATTATTCTTTTGGGGCTCTTCTTATTTTAATTATGTTGCAAGAAGTGGAAAAAAGAATAGGTAGAGGCGAAAGAAAATTACGAGTTGCTCTTCTTTGGCCGTTGTTTTTAATTCTTTTTGGTCTATTACGCATTCTTGTTGATCCTTTACGTATAGATTGGCTGCTTCTAGGGGAGGAAGCCTCCCATAGAGGAAGTTTGATTATGATTTTAGTTGGTAGTATATGGTTGGTAATCTCATATATAAACTTCCGAAGACTTTCTGATTAA
- the jag gene encoding RNA-binding cell elongation regulator Jag/EloR, whose amino-acid sequence MTEQDKMILEVGSVDEAKRLAAAKLGLHPEDFLVKIIEEEKSFFGLLGKKLRVEVWPEFPLLVLKGQELARNLIQHMGLSVTVQSGDDDFLNLSGDDAGIVIGKYGETLKAMEYLINLMLREESREGRVKLDSDGYRQRREASLQRLALAAARKVEKRGRPAYLEPMSSWERRIIHLTLKDYNNVTTRSVGEEPSRKVVVCPVASSRNRRH is encoded by the coding sequence ATGACTGAGCAAGACAAAATGATTTTGGAAGTCGGCTCTGTAGATGAAGCAAAAAGGCTGGCAGCAGCTAAATTAGGGCTACATCCAGAGGATTTTCTTGTAAAAATTATTGAAGAAGAGAAAAGTTTTTTTGGTCTTCTTGGAAAAAAATTGCGTGTTGAAGTATGGCCGGAATTTCCTTTGTTAGTGTTGAAAGGGCAGGAGTTGGCCAGAAATCTGATTCAGCATATGGGACTTTCTGTAACAGTCCAAAGTGGTGACGATGATTTTCTGAATCTTTCTGGCGATGATGCTGGTATCGTTATCGGGAAATATGGAGAAACCTTAAAGGCCATGGAGTATCTTATTAATCTTATGTTGCGAGAAGAGAGTCGAGAGGGTCGCGTTAAACTTGATAGTGATGGCTATCGTCAAAGACGAGAAGCAAGCCTTCAGCGACTTGCTCTTGCAGCTGCCAGAAAGGTAGAAAAAAGGGGACGGCCTGCATATCTTGAGCCAATGTCGAGTTGGGAGCGTCGTATCATTCATTTAACATTAAAGGATTATAACAACGTAACAACTCGTTCAGTGGGAGAAGAACCCTCCCGTAAAGTAGTTGTTTGTCCTGTTGCATCGTCGAGGAACAGACGGCATTAA
- a CDS encoding YidC/Oxa1 family membrane protein insertase — protein MGTLWKAAGDFMLLILETLHNLTGSWGIAIILLTLAVRILLHPLTHKQMVSMQKMQKLQPRMKMLQEKYKDDKESLNREIMNLYKENKVNPAAGCLPLLVQLPILILLFRLLMNYNFGSIPFLGFISLEGSVLSTLAQAVALPETAKIGVMSVLSGVLANPSGLVHFTVYGGNFLLLIVVGFLTWAQQQMSSSGNPQMAMMSWFMPLFLTFICLSLPGGVLLYWGVSSFLGVAQQWWITKKTSEEMQEKPVLHKTKPTGKE, from the coding sequence GTGGGAACTCTCTGGAAAGCAGCAGGGGATTTTATGCTTCTTATCCTTGAAACTCTTCATAATTTAACGGGATCATGGGGTATTGCAATTATATTATTGACTTTGGCGGTCAGGATACTATTGCATCCTCTAACACACAAACAAATGGTGAGTATGCAGAAAATGCAAAAACTCCAGCCCCGAATGAAGATGTTGCAAGAGAAGTATAAAGATGATAAAGAATCATTGAATAGAGAAATAATGAATTTGTATAAAGAGAATAAAGTAAACCCTGCCGCAGGATGTTTACCTCTTCTTGTACAGTTACCTATCCTTATTCTTTTGTTTAGACTGCTAATGAATTATAATTTTGGCAGCATTCCTTTTCTTGGATTTATTAGTCTCGAGGGGTCAGTGCTTTCTACGTTGGCCCAAGCCGTTGCCCTTCCGGAAACGGCAAAGATTGGCGTAATGTCTGTCTTGTCTGGAGTTCTTGCCAATCCTTCCGGGTTAGTTCATTTTACAGTTTACGGTGGTAACTTTTTACTTCTCATTGTTGTCGGTTTCCTTACATGGGCACAGCAGCAGATGAGTTCTTCGGGGAACCCTCAAATGGCAATGATGAGTTGGTTTATGCCCCTTTTCCTTACGTTTATATGTCTTAGCTTGCCCGGCGGAGTTTTGTTATATTGGGGAGTTTCGTCTTTCCTAGGTGTAGCTCAGCAGTGGTGGATTACGAAAAAAACCAGCGAGGAAATGCAAGAAAAGCCAGTGTTGCACAAAACTAAACCTACAGGGAAAGAATAG
- the yidD gene encoding membrane protein insertion efficiency factor YidD, producing the protein MKISAQIAVCAIKFYQKWISPMLGKNCRFYPTCSQYTLEAIEEYGALTGIRLGVIRILKCGPWHPGGYDPVPKKYNSD; encoded by the coding sequence ATGAAAATATCAGCACAGATTGCAGTGTGTGCTATTAAGTTTTATCAGAAATGGATTTCTCCAATGTTGGGGAAGAATTGCCGTTTTTATCCCACATGTTCTCAATATACCCTTGAAGCTATAGAAGAATATGGGGCATTAACGGGGATTCGACTTGGAGTAATTCGTATTTTGAAGTGTGGGCCGTGGCATCCTGGAGGATACGATCCGGTTCCAAAAAAGTATAATTCTGATTGA
- a CDS encoding ribonuclease P protein component, translated as MRLKKGWEYDHVFRTGSRFKGELVRLLFVNAPDGKTRIGLAVGKRQGPASVRNRGRRVLKESIRRLLPWIKGSWWCVFSLRTSGLEANAHEVYDDMVKILGHVGLLDESWPDNPWK; from the coding sequence GTGCGGCTCAAGAAGGGTTGGGAATATGATCATGTTTTCCGCACCGGCAGTCGCTTCAAAGGCGAGCTGGTGCGGTTGCTGTTTGTAAACGCTCCTGACGGAAAAACAAGAATAGGTCTTGCTGTGGGAAAACGTCAGGGCCCTGCTTCAGTCCGCAATAGAGGTCGCCGTGTTTTGAAAGAAAGCATTCGCCGTCTGCTACCGTGGATAAAAGGATCATGGTGGTGTGTCTTTTCTCTCCGTACGTCTGGACTGGAGGCAAATGCGCATGAAGTGTATGATGATATGGTGAAAATATTAGGTCATGTAGGTTTGCTGGATGAGTCATGGCCAGATAACCCTTGGAAGTAG
- a CDS encoding 50S ribosomal protein L34 yields the protein MGYLSRSSSPSGLRILRNRRRKGRKRLTV from the coding sequence ATGGGATATCTCTCCCGTTCCAGTTCTCCTAGTGGATTGAGAATTCTTCGCAACCGGAGACGCAAGGGTCGTAAGCGTTTGACTGTATAG
- a CDS encoding ATP-dependent DNA helicase, translating into MNVNEHPMNRIFAPNGILEKTFDTYEYREPQLLLAQKVWDSLEREERTVFVAEAPTGVGKTFALLAPAMKWALAQDKKILFLTAGITLQEQLIRKDLPRLNDILGYNASFGLLKGRSNYVCLRRAVELEQDGFLSFGDGGAASMYLSDWLKTTQTGDLSELKLPADFPIFPRVAAQIHGCLGHRCPYRERCFIQKALKKAQDWDIIVSNYHMYFAYVMNGKKTFPVPFDVMICDEAHRMVDAARSIASVRVSWEDLTRLLRSKGAANAESFLLSRDEEAGTLRDELSGAQKEGSILFEFLQTSTPDGTLIKKRNEELFRQGMLVSSHIEKALKLLEETEELKEETPYGIEESRLALALAWIEELRLYSLSLQWCLSVEYFPEWAYWRDGNTLVSEPTLCSDSVSESLFSQEPEKVFAVSATMTVGKSFDFWVRETGILPTETCILESPFDLARQMNILVIDLGLKVIEEGYDDRVCKVVEKLCDENGGRSLILLSSMRLVRKVGHWLKQKKHDYEVYVQNDLPRTELLERFRSDISSVLVGSVSFREGVDIPGEGLTQVIIDRIPFPHPKDPIIQARNELEGRKAFIKVTLPQARMYLRQAVGRLIRTSSDRGRAIILDGRIIDRQDWKIHRDLPPVSIQRLTVKINSVAHEKTV; encoded by the coding sequence ATGAATGTAAACGAACATCCAATGAATCGAATATTTGCTCCAAATGGAATTCTGGAAAAAACTTTTGATACGTATGAATATAGAGAGCCTCAACTTCTTTTAGCACAAAAGGTGTGGGATTCCTTAGAGAGAGAAGAACGAACTGTTTTTGTAGCGGAAGCTCCTACCGGGGTAGGAAAAACCTTTGCTCTTCTAGCTCCTGCCATGAAATGGGCCCTCGCACAAGATAAAAAAATTCTTTTTCTTACAGCAGGAATTACTCTTCAAGAACAATTGATACGGAAAGACTTACCACGTCTCAATGATATTCTGGGGTATAACGCATCTTTTGGATTACTTAAGGGAAGAAGCAATTATGTTTGTTTGAGAAGAGCTGTGGAGCTTGAGCAAGATGGCTTTTTGTCTTTTGGTGATGGTGGCGCAGCTTCAATGTACCTTTCAGATTGGTTGAAAACGACGCAGACGGGAGATCTTTCAGAATTGAAGCTTCCTGCCGATTTCCCAATCTTTCCTCGAGTCGCAGCTCAGATCCATGGTTGTTTGGGACATCGATGCCCGTACAGAGAGAGGTGCTTTATTCAAAAGGCGTTAAAGAAGGCTCAAGACTGGGATATTATTGTTTCAAATTATCATATGTACTTTGCTTATGTAATGAATGGTAAAAAAACTTTCCCTGTTCCCTTTGACGTTATGATTTGTGATGAAGCTCATCGAATGGTAGATGCTGCACGGTCTATAGCCTCAGTCAGGGTGTCATGGGAGGATCTTACACGCCTTCTCAGAAGTAAGGGGGCAGCTAACGCTGAATCTTTTTTATTATCGAGAGACGAAGAAGCAGGAACATTGAGAGATGAACTATCAGGAGCACAAAAAGAGGGGAGTATACTTTTTGAGTTTCTACAAACTTCAACTCCAGACGGTACTCTGATTAAAAAGAGAAATGAAGAGTTGTTTCGTCAAGGAATGCTTGTCTCTTCTCATATAGAAAAGGCTTTAAAACTTTTAGAAGAGACTGAAGAGCTTAAAGAGGAAACACCCTATGGAATTGAGGAAAGCCGTTTGGCTTTAGCCCTTGCTTGGATAGAGGAACTTCGTCTTTATTCCCTTTCTCTTCAGTGGTGTTTGTCGGTAGAATATTTTCCAGAATGGGCATATTGGCGTGATGGAAACACCTTGGTAAGTGAGCCGACATTATGTTCCGATAGCGTATCTGAGAGTCTTTTTTCGCAAGAGCCCGAAAAGGTTTTTGCTGTTTCTGCTACAATGACAGTAGGAAAATCCTTTGATTTTTGGGTGAGAGAAACAGGAATTCTACCTACTGAAACCTGCATTTTGGAATCTCCTTTTGATCTTGCTCGTCAGATGAATATTCTTGTTATTGATCTTGGCCTTAAGGTTATAGAAGAGGGTTACGATGATAGGGTTTGTAAGGTCGTGGAGAAACTTTGTGATGAAAATGGGGGCAGATCTCTTATCCTGTTAAGTTCAATGCGCCTTGTTCGGAAGGTAGGCCATTGGCTAAAACAGAAAAAGCATGATTATGAGGTGTACGTTCAGAATGATTTGCCCCGTACAGAACTTCTTGAACGGTTTCGATCTGATATATCAAGCGTTCTTGTTGGAAGCGTTTCATTCCGTGAAGGTGTAGATATTCCTGGAGAAGGGCTTACTCAGGTTATTATTGATCGTATACCATTCCCACATCCTAAAGACCCTATTATTCAAGCAAGAAATGAATTAGAGGGAAGAAAAGCTTTTATAAAAGTGACATTGCCACAAGCGAGAATGTATTTACGTCAAGCGGTTGGACGCCTTATCAGAACGAGCAGTGATCGTGGTCGGGCCATAATTCTCGATGGAAGAATTATAGACAGGCAGGATTGGAAAATTCATCGGGACTTACCTCCTGTTTCTATTCAACGTTTGACAGTCAAGATCAATTCTGTTGCTCATGAGAAAACGGTGTGA
- the rpsT gene encoding 30S ribosomal protein S20 yields the protein MPNKKSAERRMRTSEKNRLYNRYWTSRCKTAVKRVLEAVNSQDTELAEKRLQVAQSVIDKAIVKGVMHRNTGARRKSLLTNKVKTLTGAVVESSEE from the coding sequence ATGCCTAATAAGAAGTCTGCTGAAAGAAGAATGAGAACCAGCGAAAAGAATCGTCTCTACAACCGTTACTGGACAAGCCGCTGCAAAACGGCTGTTAAGAGAGTTCTCGAAGCTGTCAACAGTCAGGATACTGAGCTGGCTGAAAAACGACTTCAGGTTGCTCAGAGTGTTATTGATAAAGCCATTGTCAAGGGTGTTATGCATCGCAATACTGGAGCCCGCCGTAAGTCGCTTCTGACAAATAAGGTGAAAACCCTAACGGGAGCTGTTGTTGAAAGCAGCGAAGAATAG
- the holA gene encoding DNA polymerase III subunit delta, producing the protein MPRIVIISASEVSQRRLLSDTLRKYEHLGYVLSGRKEGSSWQEVLALGQNRGLFDDKQMLLVENAEDLGVLPENMLSLIDTEEENFLVMLVYDGSPSKYIPKEILRHLDIYKAEEIPFWTSARLRWLLDFCRDKKIDIDREAAALLVDWIEDGEELRSEVEKIAVFSRNKRITTDVVKALSFDEGRNSMLRFLDGLCQADRKEIITLLPHLQQDVPFLQLVTAVYNRLKPVLYKYFFPTLSEREILTMLKVRSYAGKMAAEAIKHYDRHHLCSFIIELAGLSYGEKTGMGTGWVGFEAMIFRLLDSDKRQ; encoded by the coding sequence GTGCCCCGAATTGTGATTATAAGCGCCTCTGAGGTCTCTCAGAGGCGCCTTCTTTCAGATACGCTACGAAAATACGAACACTTAGGATATGTGCTTTCAGGACGAAAAGAAGGTAGTTCTTGGCAGGAAGTTTTAGCTTTAGGCCAGAACCGTGGTCTTTTCGATGATAAACAAATGCTTCTTGTGGAAAATGCTGAAGATCTGGGAGTATTGCCAGAAAATATGCTTTCTTTAATCGACACAGAGGAAGAAAATTTTCTTGTAATGCTTGTTTATGATGGGTCTCCTTCCAAATATATTCCTAAAGAAATTCTTCGACATCTTGATATTTATAAAGCTGAAGAAATTCCCTTTTGGACTTCTGCTCGATTGCGTTGGCTGCTTGATTTTTGTCGAGATAAAAAAATTGATATAGATAGAGAAGCTGCGGCATTACTCGTCGATTGGATTGAAGATGGGGAAGAATTGAGAAGCGAAGTGGAAAAAATAGCTGTTTTTTCCAGAAATAAAAGAATAACTACTGATGTAGTGAAAGCTCTTTCCTTTGACGAAGGACGTAATTCTATGTTACGTTTTCTTGATGGCCTTTGTCAGGCAGACAGAAAGGAAATTATTACTCTCCTTCCTCATTTGCAGCAAGATGTCCCTTTTTTGCAATTAGTTACAGCTGTATATAATCGCTTAAAACCAGTTTTATACAAGTATTTTTTCCCGACGCTTTCAGAAAGAGAAATTTTAACGATGTTAAAAGTAAGAAGTTATGCCGGGAAAATGGCAGCAGAGGCAATTAAACATTATGATCGTCATCATCTTTGCTCTTTTATTATAGAGTTGGCAGGACTTTCTTATGGAGAGAAGACAGGAATGGGAACAGGCTGGGTTGGGTTTGAGGCAATGATCTTCCGACTTTTAGATAGCGATAAAAGACAATAA
- the leuS gene encoding leucine--tRNA ligase → MAYDFHSIEQKWQKVWEEESTFKVKADSSKKKFYCLEMFPYPSGALHMGHLRNYSIGDMMARFLWMNGYNVLHPMGFDAFGLPAENAALKYGVQPSEWTHKNIEHMTDQLKRMGCSYDWDRRVATCDPDYYRWTQWIFLQFFKKGLAYRKKAPVNWCESCNTVLANEQVNSEGRCWRCNSPVVKKKLEQWFFRITDYAQELLDDLEQLPGWPERVRIMQKNWIGRSEGARLTFNAKELGEEIETFTTRFDTIFGVTFLALAPEHPLVDVILEKASNKEELDTFVKECISQSEIDRTAVGGAKNGIFTGFYATNPVNGRDVPIWIANYILMDYGTGAIMGVPAHDERDFEFARKYDIPVDVVIQPSEGEKLDGKTMKVAFVDNGVSCNSGQFDGLSTEEAIVKMLDWGEEKGFCKREINYRLRDWLISRQRYWGAPIPVVYCDHCGIVPVPEKDLPVILPTDLAVKKGGQSPLVDDEEWINTTCPICGGHARREVDTMDTFICSSWYQFRYTDSHNEEKAFEPELANYWMPVDQYIGGIEHACMHLIYSRFFTKVLSDLGLCKAREPFANLLTQGMVIKDGAKMSKSLGNVVDPDEIIQKYGADTARLFILFAAPPGNDLEWSEQGVEGVHRFLNRVWRYVEENIESLKGAPTERVAMDSLTQQDRRDFKRKIHTTIVDVTRDIHEEKQFNTAVARLMELLNTTYSCSPEDEKDWALLRESVETMLICLNPFCPHMTEELWQMLGNKTQLAWSSWPVADESALVLDSVTIVVQVNGKVRHKIDLPAGLPKDELKEKALSEAAVQKWIEGKEIVKVIVVPDRLVNVVVKG, encoded by the coding sequence ATGGCTTACGATTTTCATTCTATTGAACAAAAATGGCAGAAAGTGTGGGAGGAAGAAAGCACTTTCAAAGTAAAGGCAGATTCTTCGAAAAAGAAGTTTTACTGCCTTGAGATGTTCCCGTACCCCAGTGGGGCTCTTCATATGGGGCATCTCCGAAACTATTCCATTGGCGATATGATGGCACGGTTCCTATGGATGAATGGCTATAACGTTCTTCATCCGATGGGGTTTGACGCCTTTGGCCTCCCTGCAGAAAATGCGGCTCTGAAATATGGAGTTCAGCCAAGTGAGTGGACCCATAAGAATATAGAGCATATGACAGATCAGTTGAAGAGAATGGGGTGCAGTTATGATTGGGATAGACGGGTTGCAACGTGTGACCCTGATTATTATCGCTGGACCCAATGGATCTTCTTGCAGTTTTTTAAAAAAGGATTAGCCTATCGTAAGAAGGCACCTGTAAACTGGTGTGAGAGTTGCAATACGGTTCTGGCAAACGAGCAGGTAAATAGTGAGGGCCGATGCTGGCGGTGTAATTCCCCTGTAGTGAAAAAGAAACTTGAACAGTGGTTCTTCCGTATTACAGATTATGCTCAAGAGCTTCTTGATGATCTAGAGCAGCTTCCTGGATGGCCAGAGCGAGTACGTATAATGCAGAAAAACTGGATAGGACGTTCTGAAGGAGCTCGCTTAACTTTTAACGCAAAAGAACTTGGAGAAGAAATTGAAACCTTTACAACTCGTTTCGATACTATTTTTGGCGTTACTTTCTTAGCACTGGCGCCTGAGCATCCTCTCGTAGACGTTATTTTGGAAAAAGCTTCAAATAAAGAGGAATTAGATACTTTTGTAAAAGAATGTATCAGCCAGAGTGAAATAGACCGTACGGCAGTTGGTGGTGCAAAGAACGGTATTTTTACCGGATTCTACGCAACGAATCCGGTAAATGGCCGTGATGTGCCTATATGGATAGCAAACTATATCCTTATGGATTACGGTACAGGTGCAATCATGGGCGTTCCTGCCCACGATGAGCGGGACTTTGAGTTTGCGAGAAAATATGACATCCCTGTTGATGTTGTTATTCAGCCTTCAGAAGGCGAGAAACTTGATGGCAAAACAATGAAGGTTGCTTTTGTCGATAACGGTGTTTCTTGTAACTCAGGGCAGTTTGATGGCCTTTCAACAGAAGAAGCCATTGTAAAAATGCTTGATTGGGGAGAAGAAAAGGGATTTTGCAAACGAGAAATTAATTATCGTCTTCGTGACTGGCTTATTTCTCGTCAACGCTATTGGGGGGCTCCTATCCCCGTCGTCTATTGTGATCATTGCGGAATCGTTCCAGTTCCTGAAAAAGATCTTCCCGTTATCTTGCCGACTGATCTTGCCGTTAAAAAAGGAGGACAGTCGCCACTCGTTGATGATGAGGAATGGATTAATACAACATGTCCTATTTGTGGGGGACACGCTCGACGTGAAGTTGACACTATGGATACCTTCATTTGTTCTTCGTGGTATCAGTTCCGTTATACAGATTCCCATAACGAAGAGAAGGCTTTCGAGCCAGAATTGGCGAATTACTGGATGCCAGTTGATCAATACATTGGTGGCATTGAACATGCCTGTATGCATCTTATCTATTCTCGTTTCTTTACAAAAGTTCTTTCGGATCTTGGACTGTGTAAAGCAAGAGAACCTTTTGCCAACCTTTTAACACAAGGTATGGTTATAAAAGATGGAGCTAAGATGTCTAAATCGTTGGGTAATGTGGTGGATCCTGACGAAATAATACAGAAATATGGTGCCGATACTGCGAGGCTCTTCATTCTTTTTGCTGCACCTCCTGGAAATGATTTGGAGTGGTCAGAACAAGGAGTTGAAGGTGTTCATCGTTTCTTGAACAGAGTCTGGCGTTATGTTGAAGAGAATATTGAATCCCTTAAAGGGGCCCCTACTGAACGTGTAGCTATGGATAGTCTGACTCAGCAAGATCGACGTGATTTTAAACGAAAAATTCATACGACAATTGTTGATGTAACGAGGGATATCCACGAAGAAAAGCAGTTCAACACGGCAGTTGCCCGTTTGATGGAGCTTTTAAATACTACTTATTCCTGCTCTCCAGAGGATGAGAAGGATTGGGCTCTTCTTCGCGAAAGTGTGGAGACGATGCTTATTTGCCTCAATCCTTTCTGTCCCCACATGACTGAAGAGCTTTGGCAGATGCTGGGGAATAAAACACAGCTAGCATGGAGTTCCTGGCCTGTTGCTGACGAGAGTGCTCTTGTTCTTGATTCAGTGACTATAGTTGTTCAGGTTAATGGAAAAGTCCGCCATAAAATAGACTTGCCGGCTGGGCTTCCAAAAGATGAATTAAAAGAGAAAGCTTTAAGTGAGGCTGCTGTTCAAAAGTGGATTGAAGGAAAAGAGATTGTTAAAGTTATAGTTGTTCCAGATAGACTTGTTAATGTGGTGGTGAAGGGCTAG
- a CDS encoding slipin family protein — MFDGLLYFLFNLGSSFGFLLILILILMSAIKIVPEYQRVVVFRLGRLAGAKGPGLVIVIPVIDRIIRVDLRIVTLDVPVQEVITRDNVPIKVNAVVYFRVMDPTHSIVEVENYMLATSQLSQTTLRSVIGAAELDEVLSSREKINSELQKIIDERTDSWGIKVSAVEVKELELPEGMKRAMAKQAEAERERRAKIINAEGELQAAQTLSEAAKQMEVSPITLQLRYLQTLKEIASEKNSTTFFPLPMDLIKPFIRRFEKGENR; from the coding sequence ATGTTTGATGGTCTTCTGTATTTCTTATTTAACTTGGGAAGTTCCTTTGGATTTTTACTGATTCTGATTTTGATCCTGATGTCAGCGATCAAAATTGTTCCTGAATATCAGCGCGTTGTTGTCTTTCGTCTTGGGCGTCTCGCGGGAGCTAAAGGGCCGGGGCTTGTCATCGTTATTCCCGTTATTGATCGTATTATCCGGGTGGATTTACGAATAGTAACCCTCGATGTTCCTGTTCAGGAAGTTATTACTCGAGATAATGTTCCCATTAAAGTGAACGCTGTGGTTTATTTCAGAGTTATGGATCCGACGCATTCTATTGTTGAAGTTGAAAATTATATGTTGGCTACAAGTCAGCTTTCGCAAACGACTTTACGTTCAGTTATAGGAGCGGCAGAATTAGATGAAGTCCTTTCTTCCAGAGAAAAGATCAATAGTGAGCTTCAAAAAATTATTGACGAAAGAACAGATTCATGGGGTATAAAAGTAAGTGCCGTTGAAGTTAAAGAACTTGAATTGCCCGAGGGTATGAAGCGAGCAATGGCCAAACAGGCAGAAGCTGAGAGAGAGCGGCGAGCTAAAATCATAAACGCAGAAGGAGAACTTCAGGCTGCTCAGACTCTGAGCGAAGCTGCAAAGCAAATGGAAGTTTCACCAATTACTCTTCAGCTTCGATATTTGCAGACATTAAAAGAGATAGCAAGTGAAAAGAATTCTACGACCTTTTTCCCTCTACCAATGGATCTTATTAAACCGTTTATAAGACGTTTTGAGAAAGGGGAAAACCGTTAG